The following proteins are encoded in a genomic region of Salminus brasiliensis chromosome 17, fSalBra1.hap2, whole genome shotgun sequence:
- the ticam1 gene encoding TIR domain-containing adapter molecule 1 produces the protein MAEESRPLQEEKLTLGAESRANVNTSDSLSGAGHAADHWIMGSSNQPISALKSEAYAAVKTSSGRSSSEPGNTERHFRGAGAKAGHQTAGISNQMISGNANMLKSGANNSLGPSERTRSGPGDGEANPANQLDDSYPSSLRSSSTCTSYSLEISLSTASDYKESQPLPLQTPPESRNVRNKQANPSSVNSGETNPAASLPNSSKASVPNPLQRCDQPAELAMAKVSECTDMLGTCQIITSKNAESGVEKKFWSMASSNGKIGAQPVLTGQLPKSGTTGSAQQSVQETEQMDSFSKEKKSSEDEEETFYAFVILHAQEDDEEATRLKSKLERITSTTGATFAEDFAEPGRSTFSCVEDAINNSAYTMLLLTANFNTRLNEMNADSAVMNSIEKPHKYNTVIPLLPRDNSLTKSELPMILRTKVQMKEKDGAFEIMAKKILHPHRIQMQKKIWKEEQLVRKQREKQRWLREENKRRSDFIRESAKVQELAQQRRQLLMQQQQLPQPQSYQAFFGGAQTFGSIPPHWQNPATPHYSGTEWAQLPSNIHIQNAKYIMIGNDSTMTVGADENNSGDED, from the coding sequence ATGGCAGAGGAGAGCAGGCCACTGCAGGAGGAGAAGCTGACACTAGGAGCAGAGTCTAGAGCAAATGTCAACACTTCAGACAGTCTCTCAGGAGCTGGACACGCTGCGGACCATTGGATCATGGGCAGCTCCAACCAGCCGATCAGCGCGTTAAAATCTGAAGCTTACGCTGCTGTCAAAACGTCCTCAGGAAGATCTTCCTCAGAGCCCggaaacactgagagacattTCAGAGGAGCTGGAGCTAAAGCTGGACATCAGACTGCGGGTATCTCCAACCAGATGATTAGCGGTAATGCTAATATGCTCAAATCTGGAGCAAACAATAGTTTAGGTCCATCCGAAAGAACACGTTCAGGGCCTGGAGATGGTGAAGCCAACCCAGCTAATCAGCTGGACGATAGCTATCCGTCTTCTCTTCGCTCCAGCTCCACCTGCACGTCTTATAGCCTTGAAATAAGCCTGTCCACGGCCAGTGACTATAAGGAATCACAACCACTGCCTCTACAGACACCTCCGGAGAGTAGAAACGTCCGGAATAAACAGGCGAATCCGTCGTCTGTAAATTCTGGAGAAACAAACCCAGCTGCTTCGCTACCAAATTCTTCCAAAGCATCAGTTCCAAACCCTCTGCAAAGATGTGACCAGCCTGCAGAGTTAGCCATGGCTAAGGTCAGCGAGTGCACGGATATGCTAGGCACCTGTCAGATTATTACATCCAAAAATGCAGAGTCTGGTGTGGAGAAGAAATTTTGGTCCATGGCTAGCAGCAACGGGAAGATAGGAGCGCAGCCAGTGTTGACCGGCCAGCTGCCGAAGTCTGGAACGACGGGTTCTGCCCAACAGTCAGTGCAGGAGACTGAACAGATGGACAGTTTtagcaaagaaaagaaaagttcaGAAGACGAGGAGGAAACTTTTTATGCTTTTGTGATCCTACACGCTCAAGAGGACGATGAAGAAGCCACAAGACTGAAGAGCAAGCTGGAGAGAATAACGTCAACAACCGGAGCCACCTTCGCCGAGGACTTTGCCGAACCTGGGCGCTCCACCTTCAGTTGCGTGGAGGACGCCATCAACAACTCGGCCTACACCATGCTGCTGCTAACGGCAAACTTCAACACTCGCCTGAATGAGATGAATGCAGATTCTGCTGTCATGAACTCCATTGAGAAACCTCACAAATACAACACAGTCATCCCCCTGCTGCCCCGGGACAACAGCTTGACCAAGTCTGAACTGCCCATGATTCTGAGAACCAAGGTCCAGATGAAGGAAAAAGACGGAGCCTTTGAGATCATGGCTAAGAAGATTTTGCATCCACACAGGATCCAGATGCAGAAGAAGATATGGAAGGAGGAGCAGCTGGTCAGGAAGCAGCGAGAAAAGCAACGGTGGCTGCGAGAAGAAAACAAGCGCCGCTCGGACTTCATCAGAGAGTCCGCGAAGGTCCAGGAGTTAGCGCAGCAGAGGAGGCAGCTACTAATGCAGCAGCAACAACTTCCACAACCACAGTCCTACCAGGCTTTTTTTGGAGGGGCTCAGACATTTGGTTCCATACCCCCTCATTGGCAGAACCCAGCAACTCCACATTACAGCGGGACTGAGTGGGCCCAGCTGCCGTCCAACATCCACATCCAGAACGCAAAGTACATCATGATCGGCAATGATTCCACCATGACTGTTGGAGCCGATGAGAACAACTCTGGAGATGAGGACTAA
- the uhrf1 gene encoding E3 ubiquitin-protein ligase UHRF1, with translation MWIQVRTMDGKETHRVDSLSKLTKVDELRVKIMELFNVEPERQRLFYRGKQMEDGHTIFDYNVGLNDIVQLLVRQVQPSESLPKDKEGELSDSDSGCGSGQSESDKSSTHGECEGQSAGTSAQADLVDPGFGFYKINEYVDARDLNMGAWFEAQIVNITKTTKDTEEGGMETDGEEEIRYHIKYEDYPENGVVQLLAKDVRPRARTVYQWHQLEAGMIVMVNYNPDEPKDRGYWYDAQIQRKRETRTQREIFGKILLGDAGDSLNDCRIMFVNEIYKIEEPGSSEGSAAASDSPLKRSNGPECKHCKDDPKKNCRWCNCHVCGVKQDPDKQLLCDECDMAFHTYCLNPPLTTIPADEDWYCPQCRNDASEVVLAGEKLKESKKKAKMASASSSSQRDWGKGMACVGRTKQCTIVPSNHYGPVPGVPVGTLWKFRVQVSESGVHRPHVAGIHGRSNDGAYSLVLAGGYEDDVDDGNEFTYTGSGGRDLSGNKRTAEQSCDQKLTNMNRALALNCNASVNEKDGAEAKDWKAGKPVRVVRSSKGRKHSKYCPEDGNRYDGIYKVVKYWPEKGKSGFLVWRYLLKRNDDEPAPWTRDGKERIKKLGLTMQYPEGYLEAVAAKEKEKEKEKENKSEDEAETPTKGKRKRKSQTIEEDEKRSPSKNTPKKIKVEAYKLTKEQKALIKKDELNKKLWDEAMQSLSLGPRFLNKVEEVFLCICCQEVVFQPITTECQHNVCRECLQRSFKAEVYTCPACRHDLGKNYQMTVNKSLQAILTQLFPGYSSGR, from the exons ATGTGGATTCAGGTGCGCACCATGGACGGCAAGGAGACCCACCGGGTGGACTCCCTGTCCAAGCTAACTAAGGTGGACGAGTTGAGGGTTAAGATCATGGAGCTGTTCAACGTGGAGCCGGAGAGGCAGAGGCTGTTCTACAGAGGGAAACAG ATGGAAGATGGCCACACTATTTTCGACTACAACGTGGGACTCAATGACATCGTTCAGCTGCTCGTCCGTCAGGTTCAGCCCTCTGAGTCTTTGCCCAAGGACAAGGAGGGAGAGCTGTCAGACTCCGACTCTGGCTGCGGTTCAGGTCAGAGCGAGTCCGACAAGAGCTCCACCCACGGAGAATGTGAAGGCCAGAGCGCCGGAACTTCGGCCCAGGCGGACCTCGTCGACCCAGGATTTGGCTTTTATAAG ataAATGAATATGTGGATGCACGAGACTTGAACATGGGGGCTTGGTTTGAGGCTCAGATTGTGAACATCACAAAGACTACGAAGGACACTGAGGAAGGAGGCATGGAAACGGATGGGGAGGAGGAAATCCGCTACCACATCAAATATGAAGA CTATCCAGAGAACGGGGTGGTGCAACTGCTGGCTAAGGATGTGCGCCCCCGGGCCCGTACTGTGTACCAGTGGCATCAGCTGGAGGCAGGAATGATCGTCATGGTGAACTATAACCCAGATGAGCCTAAAGATCGAGGGTACTGGTACGATGCGCAGATCCAGAGGAAGAGGGAGACGCGCACCCAGCGAGAGATTTTTGGCAAAATACTGCTCGG GGATGCTGGTGATTCTCTCAACGACTGCCGAATCATGTTTGTGAATGAGATCTACAAGATTGAGGAGCCTGGGAGCTCAGAGGGATCTGCAGCTGCTTCTGACAGCCCTCTGAAAA GATCCAATGGGCCGGAGTGTAAGCACTGCAAAGATGACCCAAAGAAAAACTGCCGCTGGTGTAACTGCCACGTGTGTGGCGTGAAGCAGGACCCCGACAAGCAGCTGCTGTGTGATGAGTGTGATATGGCTTTTCACACTTACTGCCTCAACCCGCCCCTCACGACTATCCCGGCTGATGAGGACTG GTATTGCCCTCAGTGCCGTAACGATGCAAGCGAAGTTGTTCTGGCTGGAGAGAAGCTGAAGGAGAGCAAGAAGAAAGCGAAGATGGCTTCAGccagctcctccagtcagagagACTGGGGCAAG GGTATGGCGTGTGTTGGACGCACCAAACAGTGCACCATCGTTCCCTCCAATCACTATGGGCCTGTGCCTGGAGTGCCCGTGGGAACGCTGTGGAAGTTTAGAGTGCAG GTCAGCGAATCTGGAGTCCACAGGCCGCACGTAGCCGGCATTCACGGCAGGAGCAACGATGGTGCCTATTCCCTAGTTCTGGCGGGAGGCTATGAAGATGATGTG GATGATGGCAATGAGTTCACGTATACAGGTTCTGGGGGTCGTGATCTGTCTGGTAACAAGAGAACTGCTGAACAGTCCTGTGATCAGAAACTCACCAATATGAACAG GGCGCTGGCTTTGAACTGCAACGCGTCGGTAAATGAAAAGGATGGGGCGGAGGCCAAGGACTGGAAGGCGGGGAAACCTGTAAGAGTGGTGCGAAGCTCCAAGGGTCGAAAGCACAGCAAATACTGTCCAGAAGACGGAAACAGATATGATGGCATTtacaag GTGGTTAAGTACTGGCCAGAAAAGGGAAAGTCGGGTTTCTTGGTTTGGAGATACCTGCTAAAGCGAAACGATGATGAACCGGCACCGTGGACCAGAGATGGAAAGGAACGCATTAAAAAGCTTGGCCTCACCATGCAG TATCCTGAAGGTTATCTAGAGGCTGTGGCTGctaaagagaaggaaaaggagaaagagaaggagaacaaGAGCGAGGATGAGGCTGAAACACCCACCAAGGgcaagaggaagaggaaatCTCAGACAA TTGAGGAAGATGAGAAACGCTCACCGTCCAAGAACACGCCTAAAAAGATCAAAGTGGAGGCCTACAAACTGACCAAAGAGCAGAAGGCCTTGATCAAGAAAGACGAGCTCAACAAGAAACTCTGGGATGAAGCTATGCAGTCTCTAAGCCTTGGACCA CGATTCTTAAACAAAGTGGAGGAAGTTTTCTTGTGTATCTGCTGCCAAGAAGTTGTTTTCCAGCCCATCACCACAGAGTGCCAACACAACGTGTGCAGG GAATGTCTTCAGCGATCCTTCAAAGCAGAGGTGTACACCTGCCCGGCTTGCCGACACGATCTCGGCAAAAACTACCAAATGACGGTGAACAAGTCCCTTCAAGCCATCCTGACCCAGCTGTTCCCCGGGTACAGCAGCGGCCGGTGA